The Ammospiza nelsoni isolate bAmmNel1 chromosome 27, bAmmNel1.pri, whole genome shotgun sequence DNA segment TGTAAGAAAGACAACAGGAATCTGTCAGATCCTATTCATCAGTAGCATTTATGTTCATGGCACATAATTCCATGGATTTTACAAACTAAAGAAAACTTATCTAGAGGTGTTATAGTCATAATAATAAAATTCCCTAAATCATAGGTTATGGATTTTAAGAACACACAAGAAATTAAGAACAAAGTCAAAGGATGATATCCCTGAACTTGAATTGTCATGCACTTTACTCAAAGATTCATAAATCAAGAAACCACGATGAGTAGCTGAGTACATGTAAAAATAGTGTAATTACAAGGGGTAGATTGAGACCCTTGGCAGCCCTTACGTAAGGCAGGCAAAACAGCTCAGAAAAGCAACATCAGCTAGTTTGGTGATGGAAGATCTAGCCTTGAAAGCACTTTGCTAAATGTTTCTGTTTAATAATAAAAGGAGGAACAGgataaaacccccaaatatGCCATGCAAGACTGATGACATGCTTTTAGAGGGAGCCACTCCTGTAGGTGTTGCTCAGGTGGCACTGTGGTACATACCTATTGTGCAGGCTACAAAATAGACTCTGGATGACTGCACCTGAATATCAAACCTATGGCAATAGGCTACCAGTAAGCctaggaaaagaaagaacagttACAATATGCTTTCAACCTAGTCACACacttaataataaaaataaagccatcAAACCAGCTAGGAACTTGCAAgaactttttttcccaaaaaacttTCTTGGCACCCTGTGTATAAGCACCATGACAACATATCCAGGAGGCTGCACAATTTACAAACCAGTTATCTGATGGTACAAGCCCCATGTATTGGAAGCACTCCAAAAGTAAAATACACAGCTACAAACATGCAAATCATAGATAAAAATGTCATCTCACCCCTACTAAACATTTGCAAAAATACAGTGTTCACAACAAGAGCAAGAGTAAGTTCAGCCCTTCGAGCTGGTACTGAAGACAGTAGAATTTTATAGTTAATGACTATGCCTGCTTCAGGTTGGGGGGAGGATGGGAGACTTATGGGCATAACAGAGTTCATATTTCCCAAAATACAAGAAAGtaaacaaattattttgcaGAAGAAATCTGAAAGCCAGAAGGCACATAATTCTTTCATCTGCAGTGATGCCAGGGATAGTTCTACATACAATCTAAAATCAAATTTGGGATAAAGTGTGGCAGAAATACTGGGTGTAGTATGACTAACAGTTAGGAAGTTTTGAGTGGTCAGACATCTGTACTTAACCCATGTGCAAATGGACAAATAATTTCCTCTATCACCACACTATCAAATATGCTTTATAGTATAGAATCAGCTGCTAAATCTAGTCCTGCAATTTCTCTACATCTCTTGACATCACTGCATGTGAAAGTGAACCATGAGATTAATGTGCATTTTTCTTGTTGAAAAAGTGAATAGtgcacaaaaaacccccatacTTGAAAATTTATCAGGTTTATAGTAGTCAAATCAAACCTACCACTTGAAGCAGGAGTACAAGAAGAATAAACTAATATCACAATGCAACATGTAAAATTTTTAACATGCTAAACAATACCTGGAACTAAAATGTCTCCAAATCCTAGGAGAGAAAAAGGCCTGTCACATAGAGCCAATGGTGAGGAATTCAGTCGTGGAACCTTCAGGACCATTGGGAGCTTGGAATGAGAGAGACATATATCTGATGAAAAGCACAGTGACACTACCTACCAGAACTTGTTCCTGTTGTACTCAAAGTGCAAGTTTCAAATACATCAAACGGATCTTTTTATACATTCATTACATACAATATTACTGACAACTAACAAAATGCATTTAAGATGGGAGCAATGAAACACTTTCTAAATACTAAGTTAACTTCAAAGTTTTCACATACAATTGGGTGTCAACTCTGCTTTAGCTGCAGGTATGTACAAAATTTAGGTAAGCTGCTACATGCATAGGAAATAATTCATATAGTTCATTCACATGGGTGCAATAAAAGTCTCAGAAGACCAAGacatgaataattttaaaaagtcatttttcAAATCACTTTAAAGACTCTTCCCTGTGTTCCTATTTATTACATAAATTGCAATGTGAGGCACAGTATGCAATGGTTCATTGCAAAcctgtattttctttattacaaTACattaaagaaacttttttttttatatactagtgccaaaataattttatatactTAAACTTTCATGACTTTCATGACATAATGTTGAATCCAAAGGGGTACTAAAGGGGTAcaggagagaagaacaaaaGAAGTCAAAGAAATTAGTATGGACTGTATGGATTGATCCACATCCTGCAACAACtattttctttgctattttCCCACATGACACTATTACATTCATTGCTGAAATAGATAAAATTAATCCTTAAATTAACATAACTTTGTTTTCCTACTGattagttttttttgttttgttcactATATCTCACTATCTCCTACATCTCACATACTTTCCTCCCTGAGTCAGCCACATCTTGTAAGGTGTTCATGCAATTGGCTGCTGTCCAACGGTGAAAACCCACTGAACACtgacttctgttttcttctgtctccAATTTGTGTTTCTCTCTTTTACCTACAGCCTCAGCTTTTCATAAAGCAAATGTcaaaaaagggaaggaggggaagagaCAGACTGATTATATGTTTAATCTCTTTAGGAAAAGATGCTCATGCTTAATTAGCAACAAGTTAATATTTACAGATGTGGTCATGTTTGTGTGAAGCTGAGCTAACCAGCTTTCTCATATTGAAACCCTGTCAAAAAAGATAAAGGAAAACCAAAGCTGGTGTGATGAACCACTATAAGTCTGCTTTGCCTCTCCAGAATTAACATTCAGGAGCACTTATTCCCATATTAAGTTCTTTTCAGACTGACATCTTCATTTCAGCTAGTGCCAGATTGTCAGACAACATGCAGTACCTTTTCATGAGTGGCAGAATCAGATGGGCCTGCAGCCACCTCCACCATTATACTCTCCCCAGTCtaaagaaaaaatgggaaaattgtAAATCAGCACTTcattcagcagctctgggatcaTTTAggaacacacagagaaacaagTCATTACACTttgctctgtgggcagcaggcaATAGAGAAGCACCTTACTTACCTTTGTTAGAAAAGGTGTGATAAATACAAAGAATACATCATACACAAAAAGAACCAGGAGGAGTAAGGTACAACCCTGAAGGAAGAGACAAGATATTTGGTATTTACATACAATGCATTAGCAAACAGCAAAGAATTAATAATTAGAAggctattaaaagaaaaagcttgcAAAGACTAAAACAAGTCagtaatgtatttttcttaattcCTAAATATTTTAGATAAAGGAATAGGGTCTTGCATGCACCATAtataataaaacacaaaattacaCGTTATTGCCCAAAATTCTTTATCGTGTAAAGTCTGAAAATGGCGCTACTTGAGTTTGCTGGGAAATAtgaagcagctctgcactgggcATAGCTTGAAACACTATATACCATTTACTGTCAGTCTATACAAACTTATAGGTGAAGATAATTTGAAACAAGAGTTTGAAGAGCTGCTTAAGGAGCAAATAAATGACTAATACTAATTTGTGTCATAGGATACTGACTAATGTCAGAAAGACTTGGAAAAAAGCCCACTAGATTGATGCACAtcaatttgaaaaacaaaatcaaaacaatcaaaacagaacaaatatCCCCCCCCAACAAAATACTCAAATaccaaatacataaataaagaGGTGGTGCTTGATTTACTAGTCAACACTCTACAGAATCTACAGAACAATCATATGTCACTTCTGGGTCTTCATTATACTCATTGAATCCCTTTTTCCCATGCTGACATATGAATGGAATTGCATTTCTAAGACAATATACTCCACTATAAGCGACTCCTCTGCTCAAACACATACATGCAAAATTCTCTTTAACTTTCTTCTGAAAGTCTATAACTTCTGTTTAACTTTCATACCTTAAATGTAGGCAGGCGAATTGTTTTCAACATGTAAAGACAGAAAGCAATTCCTAAAGCATCTTGCAGAACCCAGGCCCaccttaaaaagagaaaagtaacatttttgcaggaaacagcaggaaaaacagaCCAAGCCTTGTCCTCACTAAGGGGCAAGggacaaagaaaaaacccttttattCAAAGTACTTGCTTGAAATCGACATTGTTGTCAGCATGAGTTTGCAAATGGGAAGTTGTTTTTCATCAACCTGATAACCTTCCACAAAGAAGTGCCTGGGAGATGAGGGAAGACCTGTTGATTGTCTATCTAGACTTCAGTAAGGCTTTCCACTGACAATCTTCCATAAAATCCTCACAGAGAAACTGAGGAAGTACTAGCTGAATGAGCAGTGAGGTGGACTGAAAACTGTCTGCATGAGGTCAGTGGATACCAAAGTGGGAAGTGCTGGGGTCCTTTGTCCTCTAGATAGGTGTGGGACATGCACCCTTGTGTGCTGAGGGAAATTTACAGCTGGGCCCGGTTTTCAATTGTGTTTTGCAAGTTGAGTATAGAAGTGCTCTTTGCTTTACTCTCAACTGCTAGGGCTAAAGACAAGTAGGATCTGACAAAAACAAACTAAAGTTTCCCAAAAATTGCTATGGTCTAGGTACAATGACAGATGGTGCTGTTGGATCAATACATGGGTACTTGCTGATGGAGCTCTTGCAGGAAACACTCAGGCCCACATCAGCTCTCATGCAGAAAATGGATTTCCTAGTCCTAAATATTTTGGAACATTTCTATAGTACTGCTGTACTCCTCAGTCTCACACTTATCTCTCTAAAGGGTCTTTCAGAGTTGATGAATCCTGGATTTGAGTTCTGTCATTGATTGGTCCACACAGAACACAGATCCCACAAAAGCACTGGCATGCATTCAAATCACAAGTCAGAAATATTTGATATCATCAACAGAAACACAGCCAGCATTTCAGTTCCAATACTGAACCCCCAAGAGATTAACCAAGAAGATGAACACAACCTGTAGATATGGGAAAACTGGAATATCTGGGAGTGAGGTAAGAggtaaaaaatcccaaacaaaaacaaacccacaacaCTCTGTAAAAGATCCACCTCTAACAAAAGTGGTAAGAACCTGCTACAATTAGGTACTATAGCAACACTGGGTGTAGAGAATTACTGACTTGTACAAGAAAGCTGAGAGAAACTAAAGATCTGACAATCTTACCAGTTCTTATTCTCATGAAGAAATAAGTTAGACCACTTGTGTCCAACTTTCCATATCACTTCTGAAAAGCTGTCTTAAGTCAAAGAGATCGGAATACTGACTGAGACTCAGAGAAATGCAAGCTTAACAAGAGACagttttctgtaatttaaatGAACAAGAAAAAGATGAAGTACCTAAGGAACAACTAAGAATTTCTGCAtgtctctatttttttttcctgtcattccTAATTTCTGGATACATGTAGACTTCTGTGGATGCCAGTTATTTATACTATAAAGTGTATTACAATTTTTAGCACAGATCACTTACTGATCTTCATTTCTGAAGATTCCCCAGACTACGCTGACAGAGATACAAAACACTGCCAGGAGCAACATCCGGACCTGGGGACGCTTGTGAAAATATGGCAAGTTGTTGTCTGGGATTCTGAAAAACAATCACACCAAAGCTACAGTTGTCTATGTATATAGCCTCTTCCTTTGTCGACACTTTGAAGCATGAAGCCACCTTTTAAACCCCACACCTACCCAACAGTATAAAAATCTAAGTTTCCCTATTAAAAGTTTGAAATTTGCCACATACCTACACTTTCCCAAGGGGAATCTTCTTACAAAGGGAGACAGACAGCTGTAAAGACCAATCGAGGCAGCCAGGCAGAATATTCCTATTATAACATagactgaggggaaaaaaagtattaagTCCAAGTAGGATAAGGcaagaaatgcattttgcatATCCTCCTGACTGAATAAAGAACAGATAGTCAGTAAGACTAAATGAGAAATAAGGCTTGCATTTCAACAGTGAAAGATAAATACAGAGACTTCAAATGATTGATTAGATTTGTGCTCTTTAAGTATCTAATTCTAGCTCCTTTTACTCAGGTGTACTTTATGCAATACCTACTTAAAGTAAAAAACCTCTATCCTAATCTTCTTAAGTGAGTCATAAGCCTCAAAGGCAACATATGATGAAGCATTTATCTTCTCTTTATGAGTACACAAGAGCATTATAAGGAACTGTTAAAGTCACTAAGTAGCAAAATGAATCAATACAAATGGGATAGATGCATGTTTCACTACTTCCTCAAAAATATGAAGAAGCATTAGGCTCTCATGTTTTGTCAATCTGGTAAGTGATCAGTAGAAAATTATAATCtttataaagataaaaaaacGATCCTTGTCTTGACTTCCAACTGAACAATAATAGAGAGAAAGAATAGGTCTGAGAACAcctttaacaaaaataaaaggtggAAAATACTAAGTCTGTATCTACTTAATAACCTTTAATGTTTGAAAGAAGCTTTATGATCAACCTCACAAAAAGAAGGATTAGAATCTACTCAGTGAGTTTTCTTACAGTATTTTAAATCATATTGGGATGAAGACACATGACAGAAGAGAGAtgtttcattattattttcacAATAAAGTGTACATTGAATGATGTCAGCCTTGTGATATTGAAGATGTATCAATACAAATACAACCTTAAGAGTACCTAAGTGGTCATAGAAGAAATAAAGGAGGACGAGCATTGAGCAGCACATCACCACAAACACACAGATCATGATGGGAGTCACATCCACTGTTTCATCATCATGTTTCTCTGCCCCATCATCACGCTTGTGCTTCATGTATCTCCTGAAAGAGTAAAATGGCTACCATCAGTTCATTCCTTATGCAACAAAATACACAAGGATGCTGAATCTTCAGCAAAAAACCACAAGGGGTTGAAACAACACCAGTGCCTGCTTTGATTCCCACTCAAGTCAGTAGGGCACTGTATTTTCCATGGAGGTATAAACATCAGCTGTAACACAAACGCATAAACCAGTAACTGCTGTGTTAACTTATCTAGAGAACTATTTCATTTGCTAAAACTCAACTGAATCTTGAAAACTACCACAGAATAATTTGTTAACTTCAGAAGAAATCCTTGAATCAGGTTGTGtatacaaaataaatgttaaaattaGTGTGGGACAATGACCGCCTTCTCCCAATCCCACTTGCAGCCAAAAAGTAACCATAAAACTTCATTTAAAAGTTGGTAACAAACATAGCATATATGAGCCATCCAATCAATTTGGTTTGCCCTGTACCagtaaaagcaaattttattatttttttacaaagcATTTATGTGGTGAATTTTTGCAAAAGGGAAGCCTATTACTTAATCATTTTCTTTCTGAGCTTTTCAAATTTTTGGTCTTTTAACATGgcaaaatcctaaaaaaattgACATGCAATTTAAACTCTAATGATTTCCTACAGTGACCAAACCAATGCAAGGCTCAGGGCCTTTTAAACATCACATCAGCATTTTCCCTAGAGTCTCCTAAcctcaccagcacagctgccaggtgaTGCTTACATAAacaccacctttttttttttttttttgttctgtgaaaaatacaggaaaactGGTATACTGCATTTAGTTACTCACTTTTTCACATCTCTGCTTCCTGCCCAGTAGCCTCCAATTGCAACAGTCCCCACGGCCATGACAAAGATAATCACCATGTTGTAGTCCAGCACAGGTTCATTTGGTGCATACATTGCTCCTTTCACTGAGCTGCCAAAACTCTGTGGAGGTAACTACAAGTTAGGAAGGACATCCAAAAATCCACCTCAGCAAAGGTTCACTCACTTAATTTTCACTAAGCAACCTCAGAATCAGGCTTTATTATAAACACATAAGAGCCATCTATTGGCTCTTCTGTTAGTGATATTTATTTCCAGCGCCACGctgtattttgattttattccaAAGATGAGAAATAACCTcccaagagattttttttttccaaaacacaatAATGCAGTCTTCATGAAGACACTCTCTACATATTCAAAGCTCTTAAGGCAGACTTAATACTGTTGAGCAGTGATTCATTTACATGAGATAATATAAATGAGAGTTTTTAGTATCGAGTTTACCTTGCCAATATCTAACATATCAGTATAGCTAAGCAGAGCCACAGGAATATCAATCTCTTCATACTGGCTCCTATTACCTCCAGGAGGAACCTGAAAGACAGTTAAGACCAGGTAAGAATATGTTTATTCCTGCAAATACTTCTACTGCTTCAAAAGGGTTAAAGTTGCAAATTCTGTTCTGGCTAATTTGAAAAATACTCTAGAAGGGAACTTAGTGACAGCAAACACTCAAAAGTCAAAATATATGCCTGCTCCCAGTAAAACAGAAGTAATATAAGACTGTAACAGCAAAATGAAGCAACCAAATTTCAAGCAGTTTTTTTGCACATCAGGGTCACAGGTTTATGACTGATGTGTGCCTCTAGTTTTGACCAAGACTCAAACctactaattttattttcaaaactactaattttacaaaatacatGCTGTGGCTGCTCAAGCTGAATCTAAAGCACTAGATTCAGTGTGGTAGTATGATGGAGTCACAAACCAACCTCATCCTTTGACTCCAGTTTCATTTGGAACAAGGACAATCCTGAGCCCTTAAACTGAATTTCACATGAGCTCCATGCCAACCCTTCCTGCTGAAATGAGGATTCTTGTTTCATTCCTTCTTCCATCAGATGTATGGTTTCCACACATAACCATGCAACATATGTACATGCAGGAACACACATGCATTATTTACTTTGAAGAGGAACTTCAAATACCAGCAATGTGCACCGAAGACAAGACAATATCTAGCATCAGAGGAGTATCAGCAGCATAGGAAGATAAAAAGCAACTTACCAGTCTCTCTCTACTAACAATCAGCAGCCCACGGGCCCCATTTATCTGAGCAAGCCTCACTTTCTCATAGAAGGTGCAATTTCCTCGCATCACCATGGGGATTTGATTATTAAATCCCCCATGAGGTACATCAGAAGGAGAACACAAAACAGATGCTGTCTGATCCTGCAGTTGCAGCAgtgactgaaaaaaagaaattagctaaatacatatatataacataaaataataaaagaagtCAAGAGCAGAAGACAGAGTTTCTAAAGAGTAATTTAAAACCTTCTAGTAATGGAGTGGTAGACTATTCTCAGagcaaaatgaaagctgaaacaATGCAGTCTTCTCTATTATGTGGGGACCTGCCTTGTTTCACCTTATTGTACAGAATTCTGCTGGTAATAAAATTTGGGATATGACCTTcacttgcatttattttcttcagcattGCTGCTGTTCTGATGCACACAGCCAGGATGTGGGAGGAGTACAGCAAGGTTTTATCTTTGCTGGGGTAGCAGAATGGCAGGCTGGGATGATAGAGAGTATGAACAGCTAGAAACCAAAACAGGCTGGGGAAAAGTACACAAGCATATGGAATAAACTTCCATCTTGAAACCTACTGTATCCAGTGACCTGAGATTTTGCATCCCAAGTACCTGAATACTGGATTCTAAGCTACTTCTCTCACTTGTGATCCAGAGACATTGCAAGCCTGTCCCAATTCCTTAATTTTGCCCTTCCTCAGACCCAAAGGCATCTAATCTGGTGTGTTTCTACAAGAACATCTCAAAGACACTTCAAGGTTTTAGAAATAACACTGGCATGAATTGTTCCTTGCAAAATCTAAACAAGCACTAGCATCTTTGCCCAGTTCTATTTGCAAGTTACCAGAAAACTGCAATTATCTACCAGACACCCAAGCTGTGCTAAGAGAAGCAGGTCTCAGCCCTTGCTGAGGTGAGCTGTCAGATTTGAGAAGAGTCAAGGTAAAGTTTTAACCTGAAAAACTGGAACAGTTTGTATTAAAAATCCACAGGTACACAACATACAATACCTGTGCAATGGACTCTACAGTTTTAGGAGGGAAAGGGAAGTGTCAGGTTGTCAGGAGCTTCTGCCTTATTCAGAAAACTGCTGTCTCCAGCCTGACCTCTGGAGACAGTGAAATGCTCCAACCCACACTCCTGGCCAGGCAAGAttcagagcacagagcacaacACAAATGCAGAGTGAGCTCAGAGTGCTGCACTGCACAGCCTCAGCTGATGAACTGTACTGCTGCAGGACTGAAGGAGGAGGAGCAAGAATgtgaaagaagggaaaagcaggaaagaacCAAGGAAGGAGACAGGGACAGGCAAGGGATATAGCATACACTACCCAAGCCTGTGCAAGCTTTCTGGACTGTactggctcctgcagagctaCTGAGATATGAATCTAGTGAAGTTTTAGGAGACTGATTTAAACAAGGTGTCCAGAGTACAGTCTCACAAGTACCACAGTCAGTCATGCATGTGCTGATTCACATTATACAGTCAGGGCAACTGCAAGAATTTATCAGCTGAGTCTATACAAGGCAAAGACAACTATTGATGTATCTAGGGACTAATCTACATGTGCAATAAACCCACCAGAAGTAACTGAGACTTGCCTACACACTGGTAAGGAACTCTAATAATTCTGTGGGGCTCATTCAAAGTGTGTTTGCTGATTTCATCATTCAGTGCCAGTAACTTTGTCTCACAGAAAAGAGTGAAGAATTTACTCCATTTCAGCTCATACAGCTTTGAATAATGCAGCAAAAGCTTGACATAGTTTATGACTACCTAATATTACACGTGACACTGAGAAAGCACTAAAGGCCACAGTCACCATATAAGAAAAGCCATGTGATATCTTCTTGTACCAGGCTGACTACAAAAACTCCTTTGCAAGCCCAGGTACGTGCCATTTGAATTTCATTGATCACACCATTGAAAAggagtatttttgttttgaacagCAACAGTCATTATCTCTGCACAATGCCTGGAAATGAACATTGCCATCCAGTGATCTTAGGAGATAAAACACTTTCTAGGCAGAACAAACAAAGCGGTTGCTTCAAATTCTACTAATCCAACTAAAAAATCAGAAGTTTCCTTGTAACAAAGGCATTTCTATACATTTTTTGTCATTAGTTAGCTAGGTACTTACAGCTTTACCCAGATCATGTGGCAAATGAGCCCACTGAGAGTTGAAGAGAATACAGTAgtcttttcctttgctgctcCCCTTCTCTGAAAGGACATGTACCATCCCATACTCACAGTACACCTGAAAAGGTAACAAAAATTTCACAAGAATTTTAGGTTACATAAAATGTCAGAAGTGAAGGGAGTAACTTGCTGTTGACTGGCctgctttgtatttttaaagaaaaacaagagtCTAAAAAGTTTCCATATCTGTGCAGGGAGTACAGTGGAATTTGTTATTATTTCCATCATGCTTCAAAGAAAGACTTTAGCTACATTAGGCAGATTCCCTCCTACACAGCAATTGGCCAAAGAATCAAATGAAACAATACTGGatgtgtttaaagaaaaaagactgaacccaacaaacaaaaaagccaacc contains these protein-coding regions:
- the SPPL2B gene encoding signal peptide peptidase-like 2B isoform X2 produces the protein MAARPAPLRLWLFLHLLPQVYCEYGMVHVLSEKGSSKGKDYCILFNSQWAHLPHDLGKASLLQLQDQTASVLCSPSDVPHGGFNNQIPMVMRGNCTFYEKVRLAQINGARGLLIVSRERLVPPGGNRSQYEEIDIPVALLSYTDMLDIGKSFGSSVKGAMYAPNEPVLDYNMVIIFVMAVGTVAIGGYWAGSRDVKKRYMKHKRDDGAEKHDDETVDVTPIMICVFVVMCCSMLVLLYFFYDHLVYVIIGIFCLAASIGLYSCLSPFVRRFPLGKCRIPDNNLPYFHKRPQVRMLLLAVFCISVSVVWGIFRNEDQWAWVLQDALGIAFCLYMLKTIRLPTFKGCTLLLLVLFVYDVFFVFITPFLTKTGESIMVEVAAGPSDSATHEKLPMVLKVPRLNSSPLALCDRPFSLLGFGDILVPGLLVAYCHRFDIQVQSSRVYFVACTIAYGIGLLVTFVALALMQMGQPALLYLVPCTLLTSLVVALWRRELAMFWTGSGFAKDLPQPPVVIAPVNCPQLPKDSSVPASQQDTEQMTNPTLHVEELHGSASAQEELADTSTKTEQPEVSVAHSEEPTAQNKDDLESKCLNAEQNQLE
- the SPPL2B gene encoding signal peptide peptidase-like 2B isoform X1, with amino-acid sequence MLWVWNISLLNHLPGCDPFQTSWASLHQVNRVYCEYGMVHVLSEKGSSKGKDYCILFNSQWAHLPHDLGKASLLQLQDQTASVLCSPSDVPHGGFNNQIPMVMRGNCTFYEKVRLAQINGARGLLIVSRERLVPPGGNRSQYEEIDIPVALLSYTDMLDIGKSFGSSVKGAMYAPNEPVLDYNMVIIFVMAVGTVAIGGYWAGSRDVKKRYMKHKRDDGAEKHDDETVDVTPIMICVFVVMCCSMLVLLYFFYDHLVYVIIGIFCLAASIGLYSCLSPFVRRFPLGKCRIPDNNLPYFHKRPQVRMLLLAVFCISVSVVWGIFRNEDQWAWVLQDALGIAFCLYMLKTIRLPTFKGCTLLLLVLFVYDVFFVFITPFLTKTGESIMVEVAAGPSDSATHEKLPMVLKVPRLNSSPLALCDRPFSLLGFGDILVPGLLVAYCHRFDIQVQSSRVYFVACTIAYGIGLLVTFVALALMQMGQPALLYLVPCTLLTSLVVALWRRELAMFWTGSGFAKDLPQPPVVIAPVNCPQLPKDSSVPASQQDTEQMTNPTLHVEELHGSASAQEELADTSTKTEQPEVSVAHSEEPTAQNKDDLESKCLNAEQNQLE